The Populus trichocarpa isolate Nisqually-1 chromosome 2, P.trichocarpa_v4.1, whole genome shotgun sequence genome has a window encoding:
- the LOC7461771 gene encoding uncharacterized protein LOC7461771, with protein MAKKSQRHPVRYEREQSGCMWGLITMFDFRHGRSTQKLISDRRRGTRHAVGTGTPKNKVDNLSENCQGMIDGEESRKVTDDTSKLSVKKLIEEEMFGEQDIKKEINNPGVEPKQSNSENGDHRRRKSRTKSFDIHIEDHNVSESLESERPCLHNLEKQTTCSLDIGEIMEDFCRQIHQKSFGNVERDQLDEVHHQLNQKNPEFEEKLSEAIKLINEKLINWKHVAEDGEFHPSKELRDALQILVSDEELFPKLLQGPKSIMVKHVQSLWNAQVEKDEESKSLPGLNSSEQGLHGFRHSDEAIHGKQHKFFRRKTKSLEKNPSKENKASQASNRIVILKPGPTSLLPPKNESIIGSSRKSQFTIGDKVPNERFGSNFSLTEIRRKLKNAMGKERQDTSTDGTSKKFANKQQAVGNSEKGSKENLGRSSPSKDHFFIEKIARPPVVGKMREKTGKLKEYEISMECEAAIYPKHRASNIYIEAKKHLSEMLSTGQGDVDFSSEQVPKTLGRILSLPEYSLSPTGSPGKDWEQGFLTAQMRFSANDKFQKHEANVSHLGRIALNSEPQSSVSNDSTDCIEQASSNPNASASNELHDKEDKTLCSVGDEMPSEGEAEVVKETETAIDEESDVLDTLFEPSKSPLDGDGRNGDMSEVCDKKENSECLEHDSEEQPPTSPLTSPSTSSNTKKLDCLEGPSEIPERPSPISVLEPLFTEEDVSPASSRFEPVELTVQPSRIQFEEHESSAADRIPLKASLDDKESVFEYVKAVVQASGMKWDEFYMRSHSSEQLLDQSIFFEVEFFSNQLCCDKKLLFDSINEVLMEVYGRYFGCFSGLSFVQSNIRPVPDVKNGIYEVWEGVSWHLLPLPMPHTLDQLVKKDMAKTGTWMNLQYDIETILFEIGEDIFEDLMEEIVFGDLMEENLFIHANESLEGGNQLISAELKETESSMSS; from the exons gTACTGGAACTCCGAAGAATAAGGTTGACAATCTTAGTGAAAATTGTCAAGGCATGATC GATGGTGAGGAGAGCAGAAAAGTAACAGATGATACCAGTAAGCTGAGTGTGAAAAAGCTCATTGAAGAAGAAATGTTCGGTGAGCAAGACATAAAGAAGGAAATAAACAATCCTGGAGTAGAACCAAAACAGTCTAATTCAGAAAATGGAGAccacagaagaagaaaaagtcgTACAAAAAGTTTTGATATACACATAGAGGATCATAATGTTTCTGAAAGCTTGGAATCTGAACGGCCTTGCCTTCATAATTTAGAGAAGCAAACTACATGTAGTCTTGACATAGGTGAAATAATGGAAGACTTCTGCCGCCAGATCCATCAGAAAAGCTTTGGTAATGTAGAGCGTGACCAGCTTGATGAAGTTCACCATCAGCTGAACCAGAAGAATCCTGAATTTGAAGAGAAATTGAGTGAGGCAATAAAACTCATAAATGAGAAACTTATTAACTGGAAACACGTTGCTGAAGATGGGGAATTCCACCCATCCAAAGAACTGAGGGATGCACTTCAGATTCTAGTTTCTGATGAGGAATTGTTTCCAAAACTCTTACAAGGTCCAAAGTCCATAATGGTGAAGCATGTTCAAAGCTTGTGGAATGCTCAGGTAGAGAAAGATGAAGAGTCCAAGTCACTTCCAGGATTGAACTCTTCGGAACAGGGGCTTCATGGCTTCAGACATTCTGATGAGGCTATCCATGGTAAGCAGCACAAATTTTTCAGAAGAAAGACCAAATCTCTGGAAAAGAACCCATCAAAGGAAAACAAGGCATCTCAAGCTTCAAATAGAATTGTTATATTAAAGCCTGGCCCGACAAGCTTGCTACCACCTAAAAATGAAAGCATCATTGGCTCGTCGCGAAAATCTCAATTCACCATTGGAGATAAGGTTCCGAATGAGAGATTTGGTTCCAACTTTTCTCTGACTGAAATTagaagaaagttgaaaaatgcAATGGGAAAGGAAAGGCAGGATACCTCTACTGATGGGACTTCAAAGAAATTTGCTAACAAACAACAGGCTGTGGGAAATAGTGAGAAAGGATCCAAGGAGAACCTTGGAAGGAGTTCTCCAAGTAAAGACCACttctttattgaaaaaattgcTAGACCTCCCGTGGTtggcaaaatgagagagaagacTGGCAAGTTGAAAGAATATGAAATAAGCATGGAATGTGAGGCCGCTATTTATCCCAAGCATAGGGCATCTAACATCTACATTGAGGCCAAGAAACATCTTTCTGAGATGCTGAGTACTGGCCAGGGGGATGTGGATTTTTCAAGTGAACAGGTTCCAAAAACCCTCGGCAGGATTCTCTCCCTTCCTGAGTACAGTTTGTCGCCTACTGGTAGTCCTGGAAAGGATTGGGAGCAAGGCTTTCTGACAGCACAGATGAGATTTTCTGCCAATGACAAATTCCAGAAACACGAAGCCAATGTCAGCCATTTAGGTCGAATAGCATTAAACTCAGAGCCTCAGTCATCTGTTTCCAATGACAGCACCGATTGTATAGAACAAGCTTCTTCAAACCCAAATGCAAGTGCCTCAAATGAACTTCATGATAAGGAAGACAAAACCTTGTGCTCTGTTGGAGATGAGATGCCTTCTGAAG GTGAGGCAGAGGTTGTAAAGGAAACTGAAACTGCAATTGATGAAGAGAGTGATGTCTTAGATACTCTATTTGAACCAAGTAAATCTCCTCTTGATGGAGATGGCCGAAATGGTGATATGTCTGAAGTTTGtgataaaaaggaaaattcagAATGCTTGGAACAT GACTCTGAAGAACAACCCCCAACTTCTCCATTAACATCTCCATCCACCTCTTCAAACACCAAAAAACTTGACTGTCTAGAGGGTCCTTCTGAGATACCAGAGCGGCCTAGTCCTATATCTGTTCTTGAGCCTCTTTTCACGGAGGAAGATGTCAGCCCAGCAAGCAGCAGATTTGAACCTG TTGAACTAACAGTGCAACCCTCGAGAATTCAATTTGAAGAACATGAATCTTCAGCTGCAGATCGAATCCCTCTTAAAGCTTCTTTAGATGACAAGGAATCGGTATTTGAGTATGTAAAAGCAGTGGTTCAAGCTTCTGGCATGAAGTGGGATGAATTTTATATGAGGTCACATTCTTCAGAACAGCTTCTTGaccaatcaatattttttgaggTAGAATTCTTTTCCAACCAGCTTTGTTGTGACAAGAAGCTTCTCTTTGATTCCATCAACGAAGTTCTCATGGAGGTATATGGGCGGTATTTTGGTTGCTTCTCTGGGTTATCATTTGTACAATCTAACATCCGGCCTGTCCCAGACGTGAAAAATGGCATCTATGAGGTTTGGGAAGGAGTCTCTTGGCATCTCCTCCCATTGCCAATGCCTCATACTTTGGATCAACTTGTCAAGAAAGATATGGCTAAAACTGGAACGTGGATGAACCTTCAATATGATATTGAAACTATCCTTTTTGAAATTGGTGAGGACATTTTTGAAGATTTGATGGAAGAAATCGTTTTTGGAGATCTAATGGAAGAAAATTTATTCATCCATGCAAACGAAAGTTTAGAGGGTGGAAATCAGTTGATTTCAGCTGAGTTGAAGGAAACTGAGAGCAGCATGAGCTCCTAG